One genomic window of Cheilinus undulatus linkage group 7, ASM1832078v1, whole genome shotgun sequence includes the following:
- the LOC121511903 gene encoding uncharacterized protein C2orf72 isoform X1 yields MADTASPEDTVPEEEKEFQRIVALIGGKEKIFLVGDACESKEVEGDSNSTLQEFIRDMFPGSLTDRNGYPASSLSGIHVDNAGGICSDTETPKGNDIPLTTRPNDMDSKASPGKQDTEQQRGGNAQRKAARRLNIYSKKRTIDSPLIIFIFRQTFLSIHSNERCLKEILKDVKARTKRAKIARPALIGLIRTRQESAETLQCAQILECLIRSVFHKHSPETVWVGCFIPETDAMISSIKKNICRVIDSSQTADNTRDRGKPLFWPLQCLLWPQRGGERSQPINSSSSRRRGETGSMEECIPLKTGSSSGPTAKGESAGEGS; encoded by the exons ATGGCAGACACGGCGTCCCCTGAGGACACTGTTCCCGAGGAGGAGAAGGAGTTTCAGAGAATTGTCGCCCTAATCGGAGGTAAAGAGAAGATTTTTCTGGTGGGTGACGCGTGTGAAAGCAAAGAGGTGGAAGGTGACAGCAACTCAACATTGCAGGAGTTCATCCGGGACATGTTTCCTGGCAGTCTGACCGACAGAAACGGATATCCCGCGTCCTCCCTGTCAGGCATCCACGTCGACAATGCAGGTGGAATTTGCAGCGACACAGAGACTCCTAAAGGCAATGATATCCCTTTAACAACGAGGCCGAATGATATGGATTCAAAGGCCAGCCCCGGAAAGCAGGACACGGAGCAGCAGCGCGGTGGCAACGCTCAGAGAAAAGCAGCCAGGAGGCtgaatatttacagcaaaaagCGAACTATAGACTCTCCTCTCATAATATTCATCTTCAGACAGACATTTCTCAGCATACATTCAAACGAACGGTGCCTAAAGGAGATCTTAAAGGACGTGAAGGCGCGTACGAAACGTGCCAAAATCGCCCGGCCAGCTCTGATTGGATTAATACGCACCAGACAGGAAAGTGCTGAGACGCTTCAATGTGCGCAAATCCTGGAGTGTCTGATCCGCTCTGTTTTCCACAAACATTCACCAGAGACAGTGTGGGTCGGCTGTTTCATCCCCGAGACAGACGCAATGATAAGCAGCATCAAGAAAAACATCTGCAGAGTGATAGACTCATCTCAAACAGCAG ATAATACCAGGGATAGAGGGAAGCCGCTTTTCTGGCCATTACAATGTTTGCTCTGGcctcagagaggaggagaaagaagccAGCCCATCAACTCTTCAAGCAGCAGGCGAAGAG